One genomic window of Anguilla anguilla isolate fAngAng1 chromosome 13, fAngAng1.pri, whole genome shotgun sequence includes the following:
- the sox12 gene encoding transcription factor SOX-12, producing the protein MVQHRGHKHSTVMDNDSTQEAFEGLGAEEGDEVFGHVPPNKDPNWCRTPTGHIKRPMNAFMVWSQIERRKIMEQWPDMHNAEISKRLGKRWKMLPDYEKIPFIKEAERLRLKHMADYPDYKYRPRKKSKSSAPAKAGEKAAARPGKAGSGRSTASSSSSSSSSSTSRALKARPSASKHKVSLIANKYKTYDRDVGEDDDAVDVKLARAAPDERKVPGARGQQGPPSPRGPPPAPPVAQLRLKVPVPQPACVSARPPDAAGAPGGVCPAPAEPRGPDAAAPLSGRPSTPTSTSSSSVVSTASSSSDEELDEEILHIISNASFDSVPMDCSGLDKDFEAFHTNSGSHFDFPDYCTPEVNEMISGDLLVPSISDLVFTY; encoded by the coding sequence ATGGTTCAGCACAGAGGCCACAAACACTCAACGGTCATGGACAACGATTCAACCCAAGAGGCTTTCGAGGGGCTGGGAGCCGAGGAAGGGGACGAGGTTTTCGGGCACGTACCCCCAAACAAGGACCCCAACTGGTGCAGGACCCCCACCGGACACATCAAAAGACCGATGAACGCGTTCATGGTCTGGTCCCAGATCGAGAGACGGAAGATCATGGAGCAGTGGCCGGACATGCACAACGCCGAGATCTCCAAGCGGCTGGGGAAGCGCTGGAAGATGCTTCCGGACTACGAGAAGATCCCCTTCATCAAGGAGGCGGAGAGGCTTCGTCTGAAGCACATGGCCGACTACCCCGACTACAAGTACCGGCCGCGGAAGAAGAGCAAGTCATCGGCGCCCGCCAAGGCGGGAGAGAAGGCCGCGGCGAGGCCCGGCAAGGCCGGCTCGGGCCGCTCgaccgcctcctcctcctcctcctcctcctcctcctccaccagcaggGCCCTCAAAGCCAGACCCTCCGCTTCCAAACACAAAGTGAGCCTTATCGCCAACAAGTACAAGACCTACGACCGGGACGTGGGCGAGGACGACGACGCAGTGGATGTAAAACTGGCCCGGGCCGCGCCGGACGAGAGGAAGGTCCCCGGGGCCCGAGGCCAACAAGGCCCCCCGTCCCCCAGGGGCCCGCCGCCGGCGCCGCCCGTGGCCCAGCTCCGGCTCAAAGTGCCCGTCCCCCAGCCGGCCTGCGTCTCGGCCCGCCCGCCGGACGCCGCCGGCGCCCCCGGGGGCGTGTGCCCGGCCCCCGCCGAGCCCCGGGGACCCGACGCCGCGGCACCCCTCTCCGGCAGGCCGTCCACGCCCacctccaccagctcctcctccgtGGTGTCgaccgcctcctcctcctcggacGAGGAGCTGGACGAGGAGATCTTGCACATCATATCCAACGCCAGCTTCGACAGCGTGCCCATGGACTGCTCCGGTCTGGACAAGGACTTCGAAGCGTTTCACACAAACTCAGGATCCCACTTCGATTTCCCCGACTACTGCACACCGGAAGTCAACGAGATGATATCGGGGGACCTGCTCGTGCCCAGCATCTCTGACCTGGTGTTCACCTACTGA